Proteins encoded by one window of Maniola hyperantus chromosome 10, iAphHyp1.2, whole genome shotgun sequence:
- the LOC117986061 gene encoding uncharacterized protein: MPALICVDRTIIITVHLTGVFCKNKHKHASSESIENILYYQDCNHKQKPSAPPVLLKAPSPQPECKMCCTMCCGDQCVDSHQMTLGRQTGMSPIEPKGINMPIQPDAMAPRQRRKKPKIPLPLQPPLPGRRAMGPLAFTRENIKSLISQDEDIRKILKDLVRVTMQKVDLMQLINSNRPNAASARPERAAADLSDSENDL, translated from the exons ATGCCGGCACTAATATGCGTGGATAGAACT ATCATAATCACCGTACACCTGACAGGCGTCTTCTGCAAGAACAAGCACAAACATGCGTCGTCGGAGAGCATAGAGAACATACTGTACTACCAAGACTGCAACCACAAGCAGAAGCCTTCTGCTCCCCCCGTGCTGCTGAAGGCTCCCTCTCCGCAGCCGGAGTGCAAGATGTGCTGCACCATGTGCTGCGGGGACCAGTGCGTGGACAGCCACCAGATGACGCTGGGCAGGCAGACAGGCATGAGCCCGATAGAGCCGAAAGGCATCAATATGCCCATCCAACCAGACGCCATGGCCCCGagacaaagaagaaagaaaccTAAAATACCTTTACCCCTCCAACCTCCCCTCCCCGGGAGGAGAGCTATGG gtCCTCTGGCATTCACGCGAGAAAACATCAAGAGTCTGATCTCTCAAGACGAGGACATAAGGAAGATACTGAAGGATCTGGTGAGGGTGACGATGCAGAAGGTGGACCTGATGCAGCTGATTAACAGCAACAGACCAAACGCGGCCTCCGCGAGGCCGGAGCGGGCCGCTGCTGATCTTAGCGACTCGGAGAACGATTTGTGA